From the genome of Motacilla alba alba isolate MOTALB_02 chromosome 13, Motacilla_alba_V1.0_pri, whole genome shotgun sequence, one region includes:
- the PAIP2 gene encoding polyadenylate-binding protein-interacting protein 2, translating into MKDPSRSSTSPSIISEDVIINGHSHEDDNPFAEYMWMENEEEFNRQIEEELWEEEFIERCFQEMLEEEEEHEWFIPARDLPQTMDQIQDQFNDLVISDSSSLEDLVVKSNLNPNAKEFVPGVKYLNI; encoded by the exons ATGAAGGACCCGAGTCGCAGCAGTACCAGCCCCAGCATCATCAGCGAGGATGTGATCATCAACGGGCACTCCCACGAGGATGACAACCCCTTTGCTGAGTACATGTGGATGGAGAATGAGGAGGAGTTTAACAGGCAG ATCGAAGAGGAGTTGTGGGAAGAAGAATTTATCGAGCGCTGTTTCCAGGAGATgttggaagaggaggaggagcatgAGTGGTTTATTCCAGCCCGTGATCTCCCACAAACAATGGATCAAATCCAGGACCAGTTCAATGACCTTGTTATCAGTGACAGCTCTTCGCTGGAGGATCTGGTG GTCAAGAGTAATCTGAATCCAAACGCAAAGGAGTTTGTTCCTGGGGTGAAGTACTTAAACATTTGA
- the SLC23A1 gene encoding LOW QUALITY PROTEIN: solute carrier family 23 member 1 (The sequence of the model RefSeq protein was modified relative to this genomic sequence to represent the inferred CDS: inserted 2 bases in 2 codons), with protein MADPRRGCARRFHNPQPMVAXAPATATARPGTKVLPTAIKPPXAGTAPPGTRRRMGTRSGDLAQPQNGNLALGPAGSPHTPGKELPAAGRQDPGVGTRPPRPEVDMLYRIEDVPPWYLCILLGFQHYLTCFSGTIAVPFLLAESLCVGKDQLTVSYLIGTIFTCVGITTLIQTTVGIRLPLFQASALAFLVPAKSILALEKWRCPPEEQIYGNWSLPLNTSHIWQPRMREIQGAIMVSSLVEVLIGLLGLPGALLSYIGPLTVTPTVSLIGLSVFQAAGDRAGSHWGISVLTIFLIVLFAQYLRQVAICLPGYRRGHGFVLLRIQIFKMFPIILAIMLVWLICYVLTRTGAFPSRPEEYGYKARTDARGEILSVAPWFRVPYPCQWGLPTVTSAAVLGMFSATLAGIIESIGDYYSCARLAGAPPPPVHAINRGIFTEGISCIIAGLLGTGNGSTSSSPNIGVLGITKVGSRRVIQYGAGIMLLLGTVGKFTALFASLPDPVLGGMFCTLFGMITAVGLSNLQFVDMNSSRNLFVLGFAMFFGLTLPNYLDSHPGAINTGVPELDQILTVLLTTEMFVGGTIAFVLDNTIPGTQEERGLVQWKAGAHSDSTSSASLRSYDFPFGMGAVRSSRWLRNVPICPVFTGFRARPGGSGTAAAEGPDGTDGGSVCTKV; from the exons ATGGCTGATCCGCGCCGGGGCTGCGCTCGCCGGTTTCACAACCCCCAGCCAATGGTGG CTGCCCCCGCCACCGCCACCGCCCGGCCGGGGACTAAAGTCCTTCCCACGGCCATAAAACCCC GAGCAGGGACAGCGCCGCCGGGGACACGTCGGAGGATGGGGACCCGCTCAGGAGacctggctcagccccag AATGGGAACTTGGCTCTTGGCCCCGCGGGCTCCCCGCACACCCCCGGGAAGGAGCTGCCTGCGGCGGGCAGG CAGGACCCCGGGGTGGGCACCAGGCCCCCCCGGCCGGAGGTGGACATGCTCTACAGGATCGAGGACGTGCCCCCCTGGTACCTCTGCATCCTGCTCGGCTTCCAG CACTACCTGACCTGCTTCAGCGGCACCATCGCCGTCCCCTTCCTGCTGGCCGAGAGCCTGTGCGTGGGCAAGGACCAGCTCACCGTCAGCTACCTCATCGGCACCATCTTCACCTGCGTGGGCATCACCACCCTCATCCAGACCACCGTGGGCATCAG GCTGCCGCTCTTCCAGGCGAGCGCGCTGGCCTTCCTTGTCCCGGCCAAGTCCATCCTGGCCCTGGAGAAGTGGCGATGCCCACCAGAAG AGCAGATCTACGGCAACTGGTCACTGCCGCTCAACACGTCCCACATCTGGCAGCCCCGCATGCGAGAG ATCCAGGGGGCCATCATGGTGTCCAGCCTGGTGGAAGTGCTCATcgggctgctggggctccccGGGGCACTGCTCAGCTACATTGGGCCGCTGACCGTCACCCCCACCGTGTCCCTCATCGGACTCTCCGTTTTCCAGGCGGCTGGTGACCGGGCTGGCTCCCACTGGGGCATCTCTGTGCT GACCATCTTCCTGATTGTCCTGTTTGCCCAGTACCTGCGGCAGGTCGCCATCTGCCTGCCTGGCTACCGGCGGGGCCACGGCTTTGTCCTGCTCCGCATCCAGATCTTCAAGATGTTCCCG ATCATCCTGGCCATCATGCTGGTGTGGCTGATCTGCTACGTGCTGACCCGCACCGGAGCCTTCCCCAGCCGGCCCGAGGAGTACGGCTACAAGGCCAGGACGGACGCCCGCGGGGAGATCCTGTCCGTGGCACCCTGGTTCCGCGTCCCCTACCCCT GCCAGTGGGGGCTGCCCACGGTGACCTCAGCAGCCGTGCTGGGCATGTTCAGTGCCACGCTAGCGGGCATCATCGAGTCCATCGGGGACTACTACTCCTGTGCCCGGCTGGCAGGAGCGCCCCCGCCCCCCGTGCACGCTATTAACAG GGGCATTTTCACCGAGGGCATCTCCTGCATCATCGCGGGGCTCTTGGGAACGGGCAATGGCTCCACGTCCTCCAGCCCCAACATAGGCGTCCTGGGCATCACCAAG gtggggagcaggagggtgatCCAGTACGGCGCCGGGATCATGCTCCTGCTGGGGACCGTCGGCAAATTCACGGCGCTCTTCGCCTCCCTGCCCGACCCGGTGCTCGGCGGGATGTTCTGCACCTTATTCG GAATGATCACGGCCGTCGGCCTCTCCAACCTGCAGTTCGTCGACATGAACTCCTCCCGAAACCTCTTCGTGCTGGGCTTTGCCATGTTTTTCGGGCTGACGCTGCCGAACTACCTGGATTCCCACCCCGGGGCCATTAACACAG GTGTCCCCGAGCTGGACCAGATCCTGACGGTGCTGCTGACCACGGAGATGTTCGTCGGGGGCACCATCGCCTTCGTCCTGGACAACACCATCCCGG GGACGCAGGAGGAACGGGGGCTGGTGCAGTGGAAGGCAGGAGCGCACTCGGACAGCACGAGCAGCGCCAGCCTGAGGAGCTACGACTTCCCCTTCGGCATGGGCGCGGTGCGGAGCAGCCGCTGGCTCAGGAACGTGCCCATCTGCCCGGTGTTCACCGGCTTCAGGGCCCGGCCGGGGGGCAGCGGCACGGCGGCCGCAGAGGGCCCGGACGGCACGGACGGGGGCTCGGTGTGCACCAAGGTCTGA
- the MZB1 gene encoding marginal zone B- and B1-cell-specific protein, producing MRAALAAWLVLSLLGGTGAEDTCGDPPAAASRSVPAPQLSPEERLSPHMPESLRCDACYAIAFQIEEQLRKAEGKVGKKALKESDYIEVLERSCSQDWESYGVLELDGEKRLSGPGLPRQPSLSVLVSGGPWPGRLSKLCLGYVGEQGEALIYGAHRRGPAALRQLLCHGDKGPCAGRKERPDPRKALQNEL from the exons ATGCGGGCGGCGCTGGCAGCGTGGCTGGTGCTGAGCCTGCTGGGGGGGACAGGGGCCGAGGACACGTGCGGGGACCCCCCCGCCGCCGCGTCCCGCTCCGTCCCCGcgccccagctcagccccgaGGAGCGGCTCTCGCCCCACATGCCCGAATCCCTGCGCTGTGACGCCTGCTACGCCATCGCCTTCCAG ATTGAGGAGCAGCTGCGCAAGGCAGAAGGGAAGGTGGGCAAGAAGGCTCTGAAGGAGTCGGACTACATAGaggtgctggagaggagctgctcacaggaCTGGGAGAG TTAcggggtgctggagctggacGGGGAGAAGCGGCTgtcggggccggggctgccgaGGCAGCCGTCCCTGAGCGTGCTGGTGTCGGGGGGACCGTGGCCGGGCAG GCTCTCCAAGCTGTGCCTCGGCTACGTGGGCGAGCAGGGCGAGGCGCTCATCTACGGCGCGCaccggcggggcccggccgcgctgcggcagctgctgtgccacgGCGACAAGGGACCCTGTGCCGGCCGCAAGGAGCGCCCGGACCCCCGCAAGGCGCTGCAGAACGAGCTGTAG